A single genomic interval of Daucus carota subsp. sativus chromosome 1, DH1 v3.0, whole genome shotgun sequence harbors:
- the LOC108205487 gene encoding probable GTP diphosphokinase CRSH, chloroplastic — translation MELTHLSDRPLHSIPKTNPNPPLHLLQDRILRKPHFRRRLPAVRACAIGLPAPVPATLEQPGGKMVVELVGAFNELTERMDMSVLSTCSSRLLFKTLKLSIPILQALPMSPDGRSPLSRALSVALILADLQMDVEVISAGILREVFDARAISMQEVRKEISTGAAHLLHESLRVKNISSKVEVLDDDTASALRKFCLTYYDFRALILDLALKLDMMRNLAYLPRYQQQVVSIEIMKIHAPLAHAIGTHVLSLQLEDLSFQYLFPNSYLYVTTWLRDHETEGKPLLDTYKEQLFQSLKSDPILAKMVEEISVAGRYKSRYSTMKKLLKDGRKPEEVNDVLGLRVILKPSSEFISTEGGERACFRAREVIQSLWKEMPNRYKDYISRPKENGYKSLHMAVDLSDNGKIIPPMEIQIRTVEMDMLAAGGIASHALYKGGLTNPEEAKRLKAIMMAAAEVAALRLKDFPSTNQKALEGDQRHRVFRLLDKNGDGKISIEELTEVMEELGAQGEDAGEMMQVLDANSDGSLSSDEFDLFQKQVDLMRNLEDRDQQYKNLLNDKLQVVDGSSLIQVYRKELGDKLAVS, via the exons ATGGAACTCACCCATCTCTCCGACCGTCCCCTCCACTCCATTCCCAAAACTAACCCCAACCCACCTCTCCATCTCCTCCAAGATCGAATCTTGCGCAAACCCCACTTCCGCCGCCGCCTCCCCGCCGTCAGAGCCTGTGCAATTGGACTTCCGGCGCCGGTTCCGGCCACTTTAGAACAGCCAGGAGGGAAAATGGTTGTAGAATTAGTGGGGGCCTTTAATGAACTGACTGAGAGGATGGACATGAGTGTCTTGTCTACATGCTCCTCCAGATTGTTGTTCAAGACACTTAAGTTGAGCATACCTATATTACAGGCCTTGCCTATGTCACCTGATGGAAGGTCTCCTCTGTCTAGGGCCTTGTCTGTTGCTCTTATTCTTGCCGATCTTCAG ATGGATGTAGAAGTTATTTCAGCTGGTATACTGAGAGAAGTTTTTGATGCAAGAGCGATATCTATGCAAGAAGTGAGAAAGGAGATCAGTACCGGTGCTGCTCATCTGTTGCATGAAAGTTTGCGAGTGAAGAATATTTCTTCGAAAGTTGAAGTACTCGATGACGACACTGCTTCTGCATTAAGAAAGTTCTGCCTTACATACTATGACTTCAGGGCATTGATTCTGGACCTTGCTCTCAAGCTTGATATGATGAGAAATTTGGCTTACCTGCCAAGGTATCAGCAGCAAGTTGTATCTATTGAGATAATGAAGATACATGCTCCTTTAGCTCATGCTATCGGAACCCATGTTTTATCCTTGCAGTTGGAGGACCTATCATTTCAGTATTTGTTTCCTAATTCTTATCTGTATGTTACAACCTGGTTAAGGGATCATGAAACAGAAGGCAAGCCTCTTCTAGATACATACAAGGAACAGTTGTTTCAGTCACTTAAATCTGATCCTATATTAGCAAAGATGGTAGAAGAAATATCAGTTGCAGGCCGCTATAAAAGTCGGTATAGTACTATGAAGAAACTGTTGAAAGATGGTCGTAAACCTGAAGAGGTAAACGACGTCTTAGGACTACGAGTCATATTAAAACCATCATCGGAATTTATTTCAACAGAAGGAGGTGAGAGAGCGTGCTTTAGGGCACGTGAAGTGATCCAATCTTTGTGGAAAGAAATGCCTAACAGATACAAAGACTACATTTCAAGGCCTAAAGAAAATGGATACAAAAGTTTACACATGGCAGTAGATCTTAGTGATAATGGAAAAATTATACCACCAATGGAGATACAGATACGGACTGTAGAGATGGACATGCTGGCAGCTGGTGGTATAGCATCTCACGCATTGTACAAGGGTGGCCTCACTAATCCGGAGGAG GCAAAGCGTCTTAAGGCTATAATGATGGCTGCAGCTGAAGTTGCAGCATTGCGTCTGAAAGATTTTCCTTCCACAAACCAGAAAGCTCTTGAGGGTGATCAAAGACATCGAGTATTTCGTCTTCTAGACAAGAATGGAGATGGTAAAATCAGTATTGAGGAATTAACGGAGGTAATGGAGGAGCTGGGTGCCCAAGGGGAAGATGCCGGGGAGATGATGCAAGTCTTGGATGCCAATAGTGATGGGTCCTTAAGCTCTGATGAATTTGACCTATTTCAGAAGCAG GTTGATCTAATGCGCAACTTGGAAGACAGAGATCAGCAATACAAGAACTTGTTGAATGACAAGCTTCAAGTGGTTGATGGTAGCAGCTTGATTCAAGTGTACAGAAAAGAGCTTGGAGATAAGCTTGCGGTAAGTTAA